One segment of Primulina tabacum isolate GXHZ01 chromosome 6, ASM2559414v2, whole genome shotgun sequence DNA contains the following:
- the LOC142549709 gene encoding CDPK-related kinase 5-like gives MGICVSKTKQSPEPNFQSSDEIKPEKIPVEDKGNCIPAKGNEEDASTSGNFEESGKNEENPGAGKKSPFFRFYSPSPAHYFFSKKSPARSPAPSTGTPLRFFKRPFPPPSPAKHIKAVLARRHGSVKPNEAAIPEGKEVSEAAGLDKSFGFSKNLYNKYDLGEEVGRGHFGYTCRAKFKKGELKGQEVAVKVIPKTKMTTAIAIEDVRKEVKILRALTGHSNLIQFYDAYEDHDNVYVVMELCEGGELLDRILSRGGKYSEDDAKTVMMQILNVVSFCHLQGVVHRDLKPENFLFTSKDENSPLKAIDFGLSDFVKPDERLNDIVGSAYYVAPEVLHRSYSTEADVWSIGVIAYILLCGSRPFWARTESGIFRAVVKAEPTYDEQPWPTLSSEAKDFVRRLLNKDPRKRMTAAQAMCHPWIRDTNDIKVPLDISIFKLMKVYVRSSPLRKAALRALSKTLTADELFYLKEQFAMLEPNKNGTISLDNIKAAFKKYATDAMNESRIYEFLASLNALQYRRMDFVEFCAAALSVHQLEALDRWEQHARCAYELFEKEGNRTIMIEELASELGLSPSVPVHAVLHDWIRHTDGKLSFLGFVKLLHGVSSRSLAKVH, from the exons ATGGGGATTTGTGTCTCGAAAACCAAGCAGTCGCCGGAGCCCAATTTCCAATCTTCTGATGAAATCAAGCCCGAAAAGATCCCAGTTGAGGATAAGGGTAATTGCATTCCGGCCAAGGGTAATGAAGAAGATGCATCAACTTCTGGGAATTTCGAGGAAAGTGGGAAAAATGAGGAGAACCCAGGAGCAGGTAAGAAGTCACCTTTTTTCCGGTTCTACAGCCCAAGCCCGGCGCATTACTTTTTCTCGAAGAAGTCTCCGGCGAGATCTCCAGCTCCTTCGACCGGTACACCGTTGAGGTTTTTCAAGAGGCCGTTCCCGCCGCCTTCTCCGGCGAAGCACATCAAGGCGGTGCTGGCGCGGCGGCACGGCTCTGTGAAGCCAAACGAGGCAGCTATACCGGAGGGGAAAGAGGTGTCAGAGGCGGCGGGATTGGATAAGAGCTTTGGGTTTTCGAAGAATTTGTATAATAAATATGATCTGGGAGAGGAGGTGGGGAGAGGGCATTTTGGATACACTTGCAGGGCTAAGTTCAAAAAGGGGGAGCTTAAAGGGCAGGAGGTTGCAGTTAAGGTCATACCGAAAACAAAG ATGACCACTGCAATAGCTATAGAGGATGTAAGAAAGGAGGTGAAAATATTGAGAGCTTTGACTGGACACAGCAACCTGATACAATTTTATGATGCTTATGAAGACCACGACAATGTCTACGTGGTGATGGA GTTATGTGAGGGAGGCGAGCTTTTGGATAGAATACTTTCAAG GGGTGGCAAGTATTCAGAAGATGATGCAAAGACTGTGATGATGCAAATATTGAATGTTGTTTCTTTCTGCCATCTCCAAGGGGTCGTACACCGAGATCTTAAACCCGAG aatTTCTTATTCACATCCAAGGATGAAAACTCACCATTGAAGGCAATAGATTTCGGATTATCAGATTTTGTTAAACCAG ATGAGCGGCTTAATGATATTGTTGGCAGTGCATATTATGTGGCACCAGAAGTCTTACATAGATCATATAGTACTGAGGCTGATGTCTGGAGTATTGGTGTGATAGCTTACATATTATTGTGTGGAAGCCGTCCATTTTGGGCTAGAACTGAATCTGGCATCTTTCGAGCTGTTGTAAAAGCTGAACCGACTTATGATGAACAACCTTGGCCTACTCTTTCTTCAGAGGCAAAAGACTTTGTCAGACGTCTGTTGAATAAAGATCCACGGAAAAGAATGACTGCAGCTCAGGCCATGT GCCATCCTTGGATCAGAGATACAAATGACATAAAAGTCCCGTTGGATATATCAATATTCAAACTCATGAAAGTGTATGTGCGGTCATCTCCCCTCAGGAAAGCTGCTTTACGG GCTTTATCAAAAACGCTTACAGCAGATGAACTATTCTATCTGAAGGAGCAATTTGCGATGTTGGAACCTAACAAGAATGGGACCATAAGTCTAGACAATATTAAAGCC GCCTTTAAGAAATACGCAACCGATGCTATGAATGAATCACGCATCTATGAGTTTCTTGCTTCC CTCAACGCCCTTCAATACAGAAGAATGGATTTTGTAGAATTCTGTGCCGCTGCATTAAGTGTCCATCAGTTAGAAGCTTTAGACAGATGGGAACAACACGCTCGTTGTGCCTACGAACTCTTCGAAAAGGAAGGGAACAGAACCATCATGATCGAAGAATTAGCTTCG GAACTTGGCCTCAGCCCTTCTGTACCTGTTCATGCCGTTCTCCATGACTGGATTAGACACACAGATGGAAAACTCAGTTTCCTCGGATTCGTCAAGTTGTTGCATGGTGTTTCCAGCCGGTCTCTCGCCAAAGTTCATTGA
- the LOC142549710 gene encoding phosphoglycerate mutase-like protein 4 — translation MSALNSIRIAYPRHSAASPPLPIIRNQLNQIEFELRRNFSATRSKLDLRGLMADSDSRDSVLPKPESVENGGPVNGVGPNYAEIIIVRHGETEWNADGRIQGHLDVDLNDAGRQQAILVAERLSREPEISAVYSSDLKRAFDTAKLIARSCGVLEVTKDPNLRERHLGDLQGVIFSEIAKVHPEAHKAFVSNRKDQEIPGGGESLNQLYARCTSALQRIAQNHQGERVVVVSHGGTIRALYRRAAPHGRAVGRVMNTSLSVFHISDEDEWNIKSWGDVSHLNQTGFLKSGFGGDRHSG, via the exons ATGAGTGCACTCAACTCGATTCGCATAGCATATCCGCGCCATTCCGCTGCTTCTCCTCCACTGCCCATTATTCGCAATCAGCTGAACCAAATCGAATTCGAACTTCGGAGGAATTTTTCAGCAACTCGATCGAAGCTTGATCTCCGTGGTTTAATGGCCGATTCGGATTCCAG GGATTCAGTTTTGCCTAAACCTGAGAGTGTGGAGAATGGTGGACCAGTCAATGGTGTTGGTCCGAATTATGCGGAGATCATCATTGTTCGCCATGGTGAAACAGAATGGAATGCTGATGGTAGAATTCAG GGGCACTTAGATGTGGACTTAAATGATGCTGGGAGGCAGCAAGCGATTTTG GTTGCTGAACGGCTGTCAAGGGAGCCTGAGATATCTGCGGTGTACTCGTCTGACTTGAAGCGTGCATTTGACACTGCCAAATTAATAGCACGAAGCTGTGGGGTGCTTGAG GTAACTAAAGATCCAAACTTACGGGAAAGACATCTCGGAGATCTTCAGGGCGTTATTTTTTCTGAGATTGCCAAAGTCCATCCTGAGGCTCACAAAGCTTTTGTGTCTAACCGGAAGGATCAAGAAATCCCA GGTGGTGGAGAGAGTTTGAATCAACTCTACGCGCGTTGCACGTCAGCATTGCAAAGGATCGCACAAAATCACCAAG GGGAGCGAGTAGTTGTAGTCTCTCATGGTGGAACAATCCGGGCTCTTTATAGAAGAGCTGCTCCACATGGGAGGGCCGTTGGGAGGGTTATGAATACATCTCTCAGTGTATTTCACATATCTGATGAGGATGAATGGAACATTAAATCCTGGGGCGATGTGAGCCACCTCAACCAGACTGGATTCCTGAAGTCAGGCTTTGGTGGGGACAGACATTCTGGTTAG